TGCACACTGCCATCCGTTCCTTGACTCATCCTGGAGACGAGGTTATACTTCAAGAACCTGCTTATCATCCCTTCTTTCCAGTGATTAAGGGTAGTGGTTGTCAAATAGTAGATAATAATCTTAAATTAATTAACGGCCGATATGAAATGGACTATAAAGGACTAGAACAGAAATTCAGTCCTAAAACAGGACGTTTACGGGGCCATGGGCGTATAAAGGCCATTTTATTCTGTAATCCTCACAATCCGGTGGGGCGCCTATGGAAAAGGGATGAAATAATCAGAATGGGAGAGATCATCATTGAAAATGGTGCGGCGGTTATTTCCGATGAAATACATTGTGAACTACTCTTTAAAGGTCATAAGCATACACCTTTTGCTTCTATATCCCAAGAATTTGAACAGAATTCCATAGTATGCATGTCACCGAGCAAAACATTCAATCTGCCTGGTTTGGGGATATCTTCCATTATCATTCCCAATAAAAAGCTCCGTAAAGAATTTTTAAGTATACAATCAGGTATTGTGCCTGATCCTAACCTTTTTGGTTATACTGCCCTGGAAGCAGCTTATAGAGAGGGAGATGAATGGCTGGAACAGGTTCTGGATTATTTACAGGGAAATCTGGATTTTCTAATTGAGTATTTTCAGAAGAAAATTCCAGATATAAAAGTCATTCAACCACAGGGAACGTATCTTATCTGGCTGGATTGCCGTGAGTTAGGTATGGATAAATTGACCCTGGGGAGTTTTATGCAGGATAAAGCAAGGGTAGGATTAGAGGACGGATTTATTTTTGGAGAAGCAGGCAGTGGTTTTGTGAGAATGAATATTGCATGTCCCCGATCTATTCTGGAAGAAGCTCTGGGAAGAATTGAGAGAGCAGTGAATGAATTATCGTTATAGATTCTCTCGGTTCCCATATAGCTTTAAAAATTAATAAAATAAATTTTATTTTCTATTCTAATACATTTAAACAGATTTTTGATGCACAGTGCTTTTTCCCCCAGCCATGAAGAGCATCTAAAATAGGTATAACCGACTGACCTTTTTTAGTTAATGAGTACTCCACTTTGGGAGGCACTTCTGGATAAACTTTCCTATTCACTAAATTGTCTCCTTCTAATTCACGAAGCTGTTTTGTAAGCATTCGCTGAGTTATAGTAGGTAATTTTTTGTTTATCTCATTAAATCTTAATTTTCCATCTTTTAATGCCCATAAGATGAGAGGTTTCCATTTTCCACCTATTTCACTTATGGCTTCTCCTACAGGGCAACAGTATTCTTTTTCTGTAATTTAAATCACCTTGAAATTTTAGTTATGATATTCAGTATACAATGATATAGTATATAACTTATTTGTTTGTACTTGATTTAAGTATAATCAGTATTATTTATATAGTATAGGCTAATTGGGGGTGATTAAACGCAAATACGGCTTGATTTACAACATTTTTGCTGTGGCCCAAAGGGCTGTCAGATTGAAATAGGATATGGTGAGGTGATGGACGTAGAGGATTAAAGAGTTTTAAATTAATT
This genomic interval from Methanobacterium sp. contains the following:
- a CDS encoding PatB family C-S lyase; amino-acid sequence: MKYDFDQVCDRKKTDCYKWDLVQSIFGREDVIPMWVADMDFPVAQPIVEALKKRAEHPFYGYTHPGPSVIDSVVERMQRKFNWEIEPEWVVFTPGVVPALHTAIRSLTHPGDEVILQEPAYHPFFPVIKGSGCQIVDNNLKLINGRYEMDYKGLEQKFSPKTGRLRGHGRIKAILFCNPHNPVGRLWKRDEIIRMGEIIIENGAAVISDEIHCELLFKGHKHTPFASISQEFEQNSIVCMSPSKTFNLPGLGISSIIIPNKKLRKEFLSIQSGIVPDPNLFGYTALEAAYREGDEWLEQVLDYLQGNLDFLIEYFQKKIPDIKVIQPQGTYLIWLDCRELGMDKLTLGSFMQDKARVGLEDGFIFGEAGSGFVRMNIACPRSILEEALGRIERAVNELSL
- a CDS encoding helix-turn-helix domain-containing protein; amino-acid sequence: MTEKEYCCPVGEAISEIGGKWKPLILWALKDGKLRFNEINKKLPTITQRMLTKQLRELEGDNLVNRKVYPEVPPKVEYSLTKKGQSVIPILDALHGWGKKHCASKICLNVLE